The Dehalococcoidia bacterium genome includes a region encoding these proteins:
- a CDS encoding ATP-binding protein, protein MKREQLVLFDPRFLDSFAGARLLKDQKTALVELIANSWDAGATRVDVSWPGYGNSDGPFRIVDNGHGMTEQQFYRRWRTLAYNRSQEQGPFVEFPPGLDLPQRPAFGRNGVGRFAAFCFGHENRVRTWRDGIEVTFAVKRGESLPIEVTRVSESERGGTGTEIIVENPFPAKLTADHVRAEIGMRFLMDPHFEVYVAGERVSFEDIPVTNVDKIQVQLDGLGNVLISVIDTRKTDRTMKQHGIAWHVNGRLVGECSWKRSGQEAFLDGRRIPARRYTFIVSADCLANAVLPDWSWFNEDNELFGRVNSKVQHAIRDYLLEQSKEKRADNLNYIKQQHRDQIKQMSPLHAERWTNFVAQVQESCPSINDRDLLQLSGVLANLEVAESKYSLLHKLNELEPHQLDDLYTILDDWTVDMAKVVLDELQTRLVLIDDLRNKVSSKMTDEVHELQPLFHKGLWIFGPEFETIEFTSNEGMTTVIQRLFQSPQKGSRKRPDFVIIPDGTVGLYSYPKYDRSGGEIGIDRLVVVELKKPGIPISTDEKQQSWEYVKELYGKGLLQGHSLVTCFVVGSEVDPIEAEERSEKNDRVRIIPLDYNTVLERAKSRVLKLYDKVRTAPFLDQQAINDFLNPDQAISVGSQYEYDLEI, encoded by the coding sequence GTGAAACGAGAACAACTTGTTCTATTTGATCCAAGATTTCTTGATTCATTTGCAGGAGCGAGACTACTTAAGGACCAGAAAACCGCTCTGGTTGAATTGATCGCAAATTCTTGGGACGCCGGAGCAACCAGAGTAGATGTCTCGTGGCCCGGTTATGGGAATTCTGACGGTCCGTTTCGAATCGTTGACAATGGTCATGGAATGACTGAACAGCAATTCTACAGAAGATGGCGCACACTAGCTTACAATCGATCTCAGGAGCAAGGTCCTTTTGTTGAATTCCCCCCCGGCCTCGATTTGCCACAACGTCCAGCTTTTGGCCGCAATGGCGTGGGCCGTTTTGCTGCTTTTTGCTTTGGTCATGAGAATCGGGTGAGAACCTGGCGAGACGGTATTGAAGTCACTTTCGCTGTTAAGCGCGGTGAGTCTCTGCCAATCGAGGTAACTAGAGTCAGTGAATCAGAAAGAGGTGGTACTGGCACAGAAATTATCGTCGAAAACCCCTTCCCCGCAAAACTGACAGCTGACCATGTGCGCGCAGAAATAGGAATGCGTTTCTTAATGGACCCACACTTTGAGGTCTACGTTGCGGGAGAAAGAGTCTCCTTTGAAGATATTCCGGTGACCAACGTTGATAAAATCCAAGTGCAACTTGATGGTCTTGGCAATGTCCTCATTTCAGTTATTGACACGCGCAAAACTGATCGCACAATGAAGCAGCATGGCATAGCTTGGCATGTCAATGGGAGATTGGTCGGCGAATGTTCATGGAAGCGTTCCGGGCAAGAAGCATTCCTCGATGGGAGGAGAATCCCAGCACGACGATATACATTCATCGTTTCGGCTGACTGCCTGGCTAACGCTGTCCTACCAGATTGGTCCTGGTTTAATGAAGACAATGAGCTTTTCGGTCGTGTAAATTCCAAAGTGCAGCATGCAATTCGAGACTATCTTCTGGAGCAATCGAAAGAAAAGCGCGCTGACAATCTCAACTACATAAAACAACAACACAGGGATCAGATAAAGCAAATGAGCCCCCTGCATGCAGAGAGATGGACCAACTTCGTCGCCCAAGTGCAAGAGTCGTGTCCATCCATCAATGACCGTGACCTCCTTCAGCTGTCTGGTGTCTTGGCTAATCTTGAAGTCGCGGAATCCAAATACTCTCTGCTCCACAAACTGAACGAGCTTGAACCCCATCAACTTGACGATCTATATACCATACTAGACGATTGGACAGTAGATATGGCAAAAGTCGTCCTCGATGAGCTACAGACACGACTCGTGCTCATTGACGATCTAAGAAACAAGGTATCGAGCAAGATGACAGATGAGGTCCATGAATTGCAACCGCTGTTTCATAAAGGCCTATGGATATTTGGCCCTGAGTTTGAGACCATCGAGTTCACTTCAAACGAAGGAATGACAACAGTAATCCAGCGCTTATTCCAGTCTCCCCAAAAGGGTAGCCGGAAACGTCCAGACTTTGTAATCATTCCAGACGGCACCGTCGGACTTTACTCATACCCTAAGTATGATCGTAGCGGAGGCGAAATCGGTATTGATCGACTTGTTGTCGTTGAACTTAAGAAACCCGGAATTCCTATCAGCACCGACGAGAAGCAACAAAGTTGGGAATACGTCAAAGAACTATACGGGAAGGGTCTCCTTCAAGGACATTCCTTAGTTACTTGCTTTGTCGTTGGCTCTGAGGTTGATCCAATAGAAGCAGAAGAACGTTCTGAAAAAAACGACCGGGTTCGCATCATCCCGCTTGACTACAACACTGTCCTTGAACGAGCAAAGAGCCGAGTGTTGAAGCTTTATGATAAGGTCAGAACCGCGCCATTTCTTGATCAGCAAGCAATTAATGATTTCTTAAACCCCGACCAAGCGATATCTGTGGGGAGCCAATACGAATATGATCTTGAAATTTGA
- a CDS encoding DEAD/DEAH box helicase family protein → MPTEADTCRKYVLPKLYAAGWNDDQINEQRSFTDGRIVVAGTKVWRRPQKRADYLLRYRSNLMIAVVEAKASHKVPGDGLQQAKEYAQILDLQFAYSTNGHGIVEHDFLTGKESNIDTFPSPDDLWKRLKGHIGLKQAEEQQRFLAPSLPVPGKPLRYYQEIAINRVIRAVLSGQPRVLVNMATGTGKTDVAFHICWKLWSTRWNRTGQPRRPRILYLSDRSILVDDPKDKQFAPFGDARWKIEGEAIKSREIYFATYQAIAKDERRPGLYREYSPEFFDLIIVDECHRGSARDESNWREILEYFRPAYQLGMTATPLREENRDTYLYFQTPVYTYSLRQGIDDGFLAPYRVHRIVTDVDAIGWRPSKDELDRYGRPIPDEAYETPDFERLVALKARTETIAASIADFLRKSDPFAKTIVFCVDQEHANEMRQAINNLFADLAQKYPDYVVRITADEGDIGRGHLSRFRELETVTPVVVTTSKLLTTGVDMQTCKNIVIVRVIKSMTEFKQIIGRGTRVRADYGKLWFSILDYTGSATRLFADPDFDGDPVDPPTDTPIDKPIPQPEPPLGPSPEPTGSVPPELPEPSLHKFYVDGGSVEIAAHFVYELDSSGKQLRVVKFTDYASEKIRGMWASAAQLRSHWSNAQERSAIIEALKDHGITLEQLTENAQQSEADPFDLICYIAFNAPLRTRRERAERLRKGRVDFWEYFKPEARQILNEILEKYIDHGTAQFKMPDILKVPPISEHGNVLEIADLFGGADRLRLALEQMQTLLYAEVG, encoded by the coding sequence GTGCCTACTGAAGCCGACACCTGCCGCAAGTACGTCCTCCCAAAGCTGTATGCGGCTGGTTGGAATGATGATCAGATCAATGAGCAACGATCATTCACCGACGGGCGGATCGTAGTCGCGGGGACAAAGGTATGGAGGCGGCCACAGAAAAGGGCTGACTACCTCCTGCGCTATCGATCTAATCTGATGATCGCGGTTGTCGAGGCCAAAGCTTCCCACAAGGTCCCGGGCGATGGCCTTCAGCAAGCTAAAGAATACGCTCAGATTCTCGACCTACAATTCGCCTACTCCACTAATGGTCACGGCATTGTCGAACACGACTTTCTCACGGGCAAAGAAAGCAACATCGATACCTTTCCATCACCCGACGATCTGTGGAAACGGTTGAAGGGCCATATCGGCCTGAAGCAGGCGGAGGAGCAGCAGCGTTTCCTTGCCCCCAGTCTGCCCGTTCCCGGCAAACCTCTACGATATTACCAGGAAATCGCAATCAATCGCGTCATCCGTGCTGTTCTGAGTGGACAGCCCCGTGTTCTGGTCAACATGGCGACGGGCACCGGCAAAACTGACGTTGCTTTTCATATCTGCTGGAAGCTCTGGAGCACCCGCTGGAACCGCACTGGCCAACCTCGTCGCCCTCGCATCTTGTACCTTTCGGATCGCTCCATTCTCGTAGATGATCCCAAGGACAAGCAATTCGCCCCGTTCGGGGATGCCCGATGGAAGATCGAAGGTGAGGCCATTAAGAGCCGGGAGATATATTTCGCCACCTATCAGGCCATCGCCAAGGATGAACGCCGACCGGGCCTCTATCGCGAATACAGCCCTGAATTCTTTGATCTTATAATCGTGGACGAGTGCCATCGGGGAAGTGCCCGCGACGAAAGCAACTGGCGCGAAATCCTTGAATACTTCCGCCCGGCGTATCAACTCGGCATGACGGCCACCCCGCTCCGCGAGGAGAACCGGGACACGTACCTTTACTTCCAAACTCCCGTCTACACCTATAGCCTTCGCCAGGGTATTGATGACGGATTTCTCGCGCCCTATCGGGTTCACCGCATCGTGACCGATGTCGATGCCATCGGATGGCGGCCATCCAAAGATGAACTTGACCGATATGGACGTCCCATTCCCGATGAAGCCTATGAAACCCCAGATTTTGAACGGCTTGTTGCCCTCAAGGCCCGCACCGAGACAATTGCCGCAAGCATCGCCGATTTTTTGCGGAAGAGCGACCCATTTGCCAAGACCATTGTCTTCTGTGTGGATCAAGAGCATGCCAATGAAATGAGGCAAGCCATCAACAACCTCTTTGCCGATCTTGCTCAGAAGTATCCCGACTATGTTGTGCGCATAACTGCTGACGAAGGTGATATCGGTCGGGGTCATCTGAGCCGGTTTCGAGAATTGGAGACAGTGACGCCTGTGGTGGTAACGACGTCTAAACTCCTCACTACCGGTGTGGACATGCAGACCTGCAAGAACATCGTCATTGTTCGAGTTATCAAATCGATGACTGAGTTCAAACAGATCATCGGGCGCGGCACCAGAGTTCGCGCCGATTATGGGAAACTGTGGTTTTCCATTCTAGACTACACCGGCAGTGCTACCAGGCTGTTCGCCGATCCGGATTTCGATGGTGACCCTGTCGATCCGCCGACCGATACACCAATTGACAAGCCCATTCCCCAACCCGAGCCGCCACTTGGGCCATCGCCTGAACCAACTGGCTCAGTGCCACCCGAATTACCAGAGCCCTCTCTACACAAATTCTACGTGGATGGCGGATCAGTAGAGATCGCCGCCCATTTTGTCTATGAGCTAGATTCCAGCGGCAAGCAGCTCCGCGTGGTCAAATTCACCGATTATGCCTCGGAGAAGATCCGGGGGATGTGGGCTTCCGCTGCCCAACTCCGTTCCCATTGGAGCAACGCCCAGGAACGCTCAGCCATTATCGAGGCTCTGAAAGACCACGGCATCACGCTGGAACAACTTACTGAAAATGCTCAGCAGTCGGAGGCCGACCCGTTCGACTTGATCTGCTACATAGCTTTCAACGCCCCGCTACGTACTCGCCGGGAACGCGCCGAACGTCTCCGCAAGGGCCGGGTGGACTTCTGGGAATATTTCAAGCCCGAGGCGCGCCAGATTCTGAACGAGATACTGGAAAAATATATCGATCACGGTACGGCGCAATTCAAGATGCCGGATATTCTGAAGGTGCCTCCCATCTCCGAGCACGGCAATGTATTGGAGATTGCAGACCTTTTCGGTGGCGCGGACAGACTGCGCCTTGCGCTGGAACAAATGCAGACACTACTTTACGCTGAGGTGGGATAG
- a CDS encoding phage minor head protein, translating to MATINDANDWAVAIHVLSQTGEMPALYRTPKKLTKIERAFVKELRKVLLGLGVKTIADLEKMDRVMSPDNLFGSVEADIMSRATNLYDAYRSNVGLGMEFGYLRGGREVKEMIGIALSWDLQNPNVKRILDEWSLVASEKTMSRMKGDIKKIIQKGYEKGLGTDDLAEQLSNKFYDMSHQEAEFIARTEIGSAQNKGAMMSYEEAGIEKVQWLAAMDDRTRESHRAEHGKIVRRGERFPQTGLMYPGDKSGDISEWIACRCALTAVVKTNRVV from the coding sequence ATGGCAACCATCAATGATGCCAATGATTGGGCCGTGGCTATCCATGTGCTGTCACAAACCGGAGAGATGCCGGCGCTGTACCGGACACCCAAGAAACTGACCAAGATAGAACGTGCCTTTGTAAAAGAACTGCGCAAGGTTCTCCTGGGGCTCGGTGTGAAGACCATCGCTGACCTGGAGAAAATGGACCGGGTGATGTCCCCTGACAACCTCTTCGGCTCTGTTGAAGCCGATATCATGAGCCGGGCAACCAATCTTTATGACGCCTACCGATCGAACGTCGGTCTGGGAATGGAATTCGGCTATCTCCGGGGAGGTCGTGAGGTCAAGGAGATGATCGGCATTGCCCTTTCATGGGACCTCCAGAATCCGAACGTCAAACGTATCTTGGACGAATGGTCTCTCGTGGCCTCTGAGAAAACGATGAGCCGAATGAAAGGAGACATCAAGAAGATCATTCAGAAGGGCTACGAAAAGGGCCTAGGCACCGACGATCTGGCCGAACAACTCTCCAACAAATTCTACGATATGAGCCATCAGGAGGCAGAGTTCATCGCTCGGACGGAGATCGGTAGTGCCCAGAACAAAGGTGCCATGATGTCCTATGAGGAAGCAGGGATTGAGAAGGTGCAATGGCTGGCGGCCATGGACGACCGCACCCGAGAGTCACACCGCGCTGAACATGGGAAAATTGTCCGGCGTGGGGAACGGTTCCCCCAGACCGGTCTCATGTATCCGGGGGACAAGTCCGGAGATATCTCAGAGTGGATCGCCTGCAGGTGTGCGTTGACGGCCGTGGTCAAAACGAACAGAGTGGTGTAG
- a CDS encoding phage portal protein — MAEDKGEKSKSRVKAYILGDGKVIPSDALERYAVKRKGEAKSRALPKTEIMKLGRQGIVLPPANLSILVNLLDTNTWHSKAVRAKARDTIGHGWTLESELNDEGEVKGSEANREKLYEFFKSASVTLGETLEDVLNKVLIDFESTGNAYLEIIREDKNQGEPTALAHVYADTIWPHEDGKRFLQRVDQKSVWFKRAGLPETVNKDTGDISDVTEFNLRATELIQWKEYTPRSEFYGLPQVYPALGAILGDMNQRDYNISFFENNAIPQYAVVIENGELDPETEAVIHDFFENKAKGNPHSTLVMSLPPAEPGQKDPPKITFEKLAVDVREGHFRLYRQDVRNEILAAHSVPPYRLGLAELGSLGSTNIKVANEIYKFQEVDSRRSMLEAKINLFVVQQGFKITDWTWRLNEMDISDRSEDVDYYQKLEDAAFITPNEGREALGWDRSDDPAMDQHYLNGAPIAKLAMDTQEEARGIVEQVAAQKREKKNGNHQ, encoded by the coding sequence ATGGCCGAAGACAAGGGCGAGAAATCCAAAAGCAGGGTGAAGGCTTATATTCTGGGCGATGGCAAAGTGATTCCATCCGATGCGCTGGAACGCTACGCCGTCAAGCGGAAGGGTGAGGCAAAGAGCCGGGCACTGCCCAAGACCGAGATTATGAAGCTAGGCCGTCAGGGGATCGTCTTGCCTCCGGCCAACCTCAGTATTCTGGTCAACCTACTTGATACCAATACGTGGCACAGCAAGGCGGTTAGAGCCAAGGCTCGGGATACTATCGGCCACGGCTGGACGCTGGAGAGTGAGCTGAATGACGAAGGGGAGGTCAAAGGGTCTGAAGCCAATCGGGAGAAGCTCTATGAGTTTTTCAAGAGTGCGTCCGTTACCCTGGGGGAGACACTTGAAGACGTGTTGAACAAGGTGCTGATTGACTTTGAATCGACGGGTAACGCTTATCTGGAGATCATCCGGGAAGATAAGAACCAAGGCGAGCCGACCGCATTGGCTCATGTTTACGCCGACACCATCTGGCCGCATGAGGATGGCAAGCGCTTCTTGCAGAGGGTCGATCAGAAGTCTGTGTGGTTCAAGCGTGCCGGGTTGCCAGAGACGGTCAATAAGGACACTGGCGATATCAGCGACGTAACGGAATTTAACCTCAGAGCCACAGAGTTGATCCAGTGGAAGGAGTACACACCACGGTCGGAATTCTATGGCCTTCCCCAGGTCTACCCTGCCCTGGGTGCGATTCTGGGAGACATGAACCAGCGAGACTATAACATCAGTTTCTTCGAGAACAACGCCATCCCTCAATATGCGGTGGTCATCGAGAATGGTGAACTGGATCCCGAGACCGAAGCGGTTATCCACGACTTCTTCGAGAATAAAGCGAAGGGCAATCCTCACTCGACGCTTGTGATGTCGCTGCCCCCGGCAGAACCCGGGCAGAAGGACCCGCCAAAGATTACGTTTGAGAAGCTGGCTGTCGATGTTCGGGAAGGGCACTTCAGGCTCTATCGGCAGGACGTGAGAAATGAAATCCTCGCCGCTCATTCGGTGCCGCCTTATCGTCTCGGACTGGCAGAGCTGGGATCATTGGGGTCAACGAACATCAAAGTGGCCAATGAGATATACAAGTTCCAGGAGGTCGATTCGCGCCGGTCGATGTTGGAGGCCAAGATCAACCTGTTTGTGGTTCAGCAGGGATTCAAGATCACCGATTGGACATGGCGGCTGAATGAGATGGACATCTCCGACAGATCGGAGGATGTCGATTACTATCAGAAGCTGGAAGATGCCGCGTTCATTACGCCGAACGAAGGCCGAGAAGCTCTTGGCTGGGATCGGTCCGATGATCCCGCTATGGATCAACACTATCTCAATGGCGCGCCGATCGCGAAGTTGGCTATGGATACGCAGGAAGAGGCCAGGGGTATTGTGGAGCAAGTGGCTGCGCAGAAACGGGAGAAGAAGAATGGCAACCATCAATGA